Proteins encoded together in one Sylvia atricapilla isolate bSylAtr1 chromosome 2, bSylAtr1.pri, whole genome shotgun sequence window:
- the CASP2 gene encoding caspase-2, translating to MLAACGMQRCHQEALKKNRVMLAKQLVLNVLVEHMVEKDIITTEMVEMIQAKSGSFDRNVEFLNLLPKRGPKAFSAFCEALRETQQQHLEAVILKTMSSLSHEIARLEHCNESDLPYPTSESCNSKRPRWLEPIEHCLDNGDGPSIPPVKYCTPEFYQNHQHLAYKLTSEPRGLALILSNVRFSSERDLEYRTGGDVDCASLEVLFRHLGYRVTVICDQTAQEMQNALERFSKLQDHRDVDSCIIALLSHGVEGGVYGSDGKLLELQEAFRLFDNANCPNLQNKPKMFFIQACRGDELDRGVDQRDGKGWSDSPGCEESDANKEESLKLRLPTRSDMICGYACLKGTAAMRNTKRGSWYVEALTSVFAEDSRHTHVADMLVKVNRQIKQREGYAPGTEFHRCKEMSEYCSTLCRDLYLFPGYLPGK from the exons ATGCTGGCGGCGTGCGGCATGCAGCGGTGCCACCAGGAAGCGCTCAAGAAGAACCGGGTGATGCTGGCCAAGCAACTGGTGTTGAATGTGCTGGTGGAGCACATGGTGGAGAAAGACATCATCACCACGGAGATGGTGGAAATGATACAG GCCAAGTCTGGGAGCTTCGACCGAAATGTGGAATTCCTCAATTTGCTGCCCAAGAGAGGCCCTAAAGCCTTCTCAGCCTTCTGTGAAGCTCTGCGAGAAACCCAACAGCAGCATCTGGAGGCAGTGATCCTGAAGACAATGTCCAGCCTGAGCCATGAGATTGCAAGg CTTGAACACTGTAATGAGTCAGATCTTCCATACCCTACCAGTGAATCCTGTAATTCAAAGAGACCCCGTTGGCTTG AACCAATAGAACATTGCTTGGATAACGGAGATGGTCCCTCAATTCCTCCAGTGAAGTATTGCACTCCTGAATTTTATCAGAATCATCAGCACTTG GCATACAAGCTGACATCAGAGCCCCGAGGCTTAGCGCTGATCCTCAGTAATGTCCGTTTCAGCAGCGAGAGGGACCTGGAATATCGCACAGGGGGAGACGTGGACTGTGCTTCCCTGGAGGTGCTCTTCAGGCACCTGGGGTATCGAGTCACTGTCATTTGTGATCAAACTGCACAG GAGATGCAGAATGCTTTGGAGAGATTCTCCAAGCTACAAGATCATCGAGATGTGGATTCCTGCATTATAGCTCTGCTTTCCCATGGTGTGGAGGGTGGAGTTTATGGCAGTGATGGCAAACTACTAGAG ttGCAGGAGGCTTTTCGGCTCTTTGATAATGCAAACTGCCCCAATCTCCAGAATAAGCCCAAAATGTTCTTTATTCAGGCCTGCCGGGGAG ATGAGCTGGACCGGGGGGTGGATCAAAGAGACGGCAAAGGATGGTCGGattctccaggctgtgaggaAAGTGATGCGAACAAGGAAGAAAGCCTGAAGCTGCGGCTGCCGACGCGCTCGGATATGATCTGTGGATACGCTTGTCTGAAAG GCACGGCGGCCATGCGGAACACCAAGCGCGGGTCCTGGTACGTCGAGGCTCTCACCTCGGTGTTTGCAGAGGACTCCCGACACACTCATGTGGCTGACATGCTGGTGAAG GTGAATAGGCAGATCAAGCAACGAGAAGGTTATGCCCCAGGCACCGAATTTCACCGCTGCAAGGAGATGTCAGAATACTGTAGCACGCTCTGTCGGGATCTTTACCTGTTTCCTGGCTATCTACCAGGAAAATAA